The nucleotide window AGATTTTTTATCTGAAGGATATAATGTGTTGTTTCCTCCTTATGAAGGGAATCTACAGAATTATATAGATGATACAATTACTTGTTTCAGAGAATGTTTAACTGAGGTGGGAACAGTCTTTGATATTGATACCTCGAAGTATTCTGATTTTCCTTTCAGAATTTAGGGTCTGATTTTAATTTGCAATCTTAATTATATATTTCTGATAATTTGTGAATTAATTCATTCTCCCAGTTTTCAGAAACATCGTAGTACAATATTTCATATTTTATTTTATCTGATGAGTTAAGTAGTTTTAAAATATCTACTTTAAATTTTTCTAGGCTTGAATGTAAATTTTTAACTAAAAAGAAGGCATTAATCTCTTTTGTTTTAAGTGTTTGGAGACTTCCATATCCACGATATGATGATTTTTTTGGATTTAATTGCCAGTTATTATTTCCAGATATCAAATCACTCATTAAATTTGCATAAAAGAATAATTCTGATACAATCCCAGCTCCTTGATTATTAGGTTCTTTCAGTTCATATATACATAATTTATTGTGGGAATCGATAGACCATAAATCAATTGCTCCCTTATTGAATATTCTACTTTTATCTTTAACTTTGTCACAGAAAATGCCTACAGGTAGTTGATCACAGTATGTTTGATCCTCTAACCCATGTTCAACTCGTATCTCATCACCAAATAAATTGTGAAGAAATGATTTTTCAAGAATATGTTCTTTTTTGGGATTTTTACTAAAAGTAGAATGACTATCTGGAATATGATTAATTTTTTTAGCATCATTAAAGAGTCTTTTAAATTGATCAACTTCAGATATATTATCTTTATGAATATTGAACCATGAATTCATGGCTTCTTTAAATTTAAATAGCCTGTACAGGAAACGTACATAGTATTGTTGATTTGTATCAAGATTATTAAATTCAAAAATAGTTGGATTATTAAGTGAATTGAATTTAAGTGTAACTGACTTATATTCGCCGGTGACTTTTAAGAGCATACTCCATGCCTCAAAGGCCGCAGAATCATCTTGCATATTATCAGTAGGTTTTTTTATAGTAATTGTTTCATTTATATCATCAAAATCTATTAGTTCTGTTCTTTGAAATTTGCCCATTATCTACTTCTCCTATTTGTCTCTGTTACTAAACCACCCCGGATTCTCAGTATGAACCGGAATCACCTCAGATGGATTAAGTTTCTCAATAGTCCTGCGGATTGTGTCGGGATCGGCATGGCCGCTGGTGTGCAGGGTTACATCCCTGCAGCCTTTAGTATAAAGCCAGCTTAGGAAATTGTCGTTCTTTTTTAGTTTTCTGTATCCCGACCATTGGGAGTAAAAGAGGACGCTGTTTTCCCAGTTTGTTATCTGGTCCAGCCATCTGGGACGGCAGGAAGGTCTTGTGAGTATCAGGTACTTGCCCGGGTTGGCATTTGACTCTTCCCTGGAGAGTTTTTTGTTTTTGTAGGGGTAGAGCATTTCACTACCACAGGACTTTGTAATCATATTACTGATGGCAGGGGGATAGTAGACCCTGATGTCATCAAATGTCTTCGGGTCGGGGAGTCCTGTTCCTCTGGCGGCGATACTCAGCATATGGGCTATGAATATGTCTACAGCCAGCTCTCTCCCTGTCTGCTTTGCCACTCTGTAGAAGGTGGTTATTCTGTCAAAATTGACAGATGATCCCCAGCCCAGAGCGAGACCACCTTCGTGTGTTTTAAGGATCTCAATAGCTCTTTTTTCAAGCTCATCTTCCGTGGGAACCTTTGAATCAGTGCGGCTCAGCATTGTTCCTTCACAGATCAATTTATCTACAGGTGATTCGATGTCATTTATGAATTTATACCAGAGTTTTCCTTTTCGGCCGTGTTTCCTGAAGTCTCCTGTATAGACAATACGTTCACCATCAGCGTCTATTTCAAAAGCGCAGGCATCCATGGCGGAGTGATCCACTAGGTGAGTCTTTACTGTGATATCTCCTATATGAAGGGTTTCTCCCGGTTTGTATGGTTTTGATGTATGCAGAAATGAATTCTGATCCCTGCCTAGAAGCCTTTGCTGCATCAACAGGAGATCCTTAGCTTTACCCGGGAGGTAGAGGGGAGTGGACTCTTTTAGAAGTCCTGCCAGACCCCAGTGGTCTTTGTGGTAGTGACTGATAAAGACTGCATCTATCTTTTGGGGAAGATCCGGCAGGTCATACTCTACTGTTGAAGGTTCCTCTTCTATGCCGTTTAAGGGCAGGCCGATATCCAGGAGGATGGTTGTGCTGCTGGTACTGATCTGGATACAGGTACCTCCAATTTCATTGGAACCTCTGTGGACTGTTATTTTTGCTGCGATAAGCTGCTCCTTAATCTGTCAGTTGTTTCATTATAAAGTAGAAGTGTGTCAATTCCTGGCACATATATATTATTTTATACATGCCAAGATATGACATATGTGTATGTTATAGTTGTTTTAATAGGAACTACGGGAGGTTTAAGATGATTATAAAATTTGAACCTGAGAAATCCAGTCCTAGTCTAATGGAATTACTCCTCAGTGCTCCTTCGAGCGAGTGGAATGAGAATAATCCGGATAAGATTCCAGATCCCTTTCTAAAGTCCTCTTTAAATATGGTACTCAATGGCTTCCGTGCTGCCCAACTGGAAAACATATTAAATAAGCAGATCAAAAAGGATAATTCCTCTGGTGCTGATCTATTGAAGAAATTGATTATCCGGGACGGGGGTTTGAGCCTTGTGAAAGGGAACAGCCCCCTGGAAGCCTGGAATCATCTGCAGGGTTTAATTAGTATTGATATATAAAAATATTGTATATCGCGATATGAGATGGAATGATGTTTTTCAGGAAGAGTTCTGAAGGAAAATAATGGGATTGTATGTCGTCAAAAAGTTTCGCACTTCT belongs to Oceanispirochaeta sp. M1 and includes:
- a CDS encoding MBL fold metallo-hydrolase, encoding MKEQLIAAKITVHRGSNEIGGTCIQISTSSTTILLDIGLPLNGIEEEPSTVEYDLPDLPQKIDAVFISHYHKDHWGLAGLLKESTPLYLPGKAKDLLLMQQRLLGRDQNSFLHTSKPYKPGETLHIGDITVKTHLVDHSAMDACAFEIDADGERIVYTGDFRKHGRKGKLWYKFINDIESPVDKLICEGTMLSRTDSKVPTEDELEKRAIEILKTHEGGLALGWGSSVNFDRITTFYRVAKQTGRELAVDIFIAHMLSIAARGTGLPDPKTFDDIRVYYPPAISNMITKSCGSEMLYPYKNKKLSREESNANPGKYLILTRPSCRPRWLDQITNWENSVLFYSQWSGYRKLKKNDNFLSWLYTKGCRDVTLHTSGHADPDTIRRTIEKLNPSEVIPVHTENPGWFSNRDK